One genomic region from Argentina anserina chromosome 2, drPotAnse1.1, whole genome shotgun sequence encodes:
- the LOC126782939 gene encoding uncharacterized protein LOC126782939 gives MSTAEMDQLTSGASNRIIPLLKALRTSLFVVYTVFLSLLLFVLPRRRRCLSDSLSDSAAKKRKSAWRREEEDTFRRRALAEGLHAGDGDCDEDRRFRRDTFLFYGVRQSALFCRSWFPISGNPRGILIIIHGLNEHSGRYADFARQLTSCNFGVYAMDWIGHGGSDGLHGYVPSLDHVVADTGDFLEKVRLENPGVPCFLFGHSTGGAVVLKAAAYAKIEEMVEGIILTSPALRVKPAHPIVGAVAPIISMVAPKFQFKGANKRGIPVSRDPAALVAKYSDPLVYTGPIRVRTGYEILRISAHLMRNFKFVTVPFFVLHGTADRVTDPLASQDLYTEAASEFKAIKLYDGFLHDLLFEPEREEIAQDIIEWMEKRLGAAVLEDVTNFA, from the exons ATGTCGACGGCGGAGATGGACCAGCTGACCTCGGGGGCCAGCAACCGCATCATCCCGCTCCTCAAGGCTCTGAGGACCTCTCTCTTCGTCGTCTACACCGTCTTTCTCTCGCTCCTCCTCTTCGTCCTCCcccgccgccgccgctgcCTCTCCGACTCGCTCTCGGACTCCGCCGCCAAGAAGCGCAAATCGGCGTGGCGGAGAGAGGAGGAGGACACTTTCAGACGGCGAGCTCTGGCTGAGGGCCTTCATGCCGGTGACGGCGACTGCGACGAGGACCGAAGGTTCCGTCGCGACACCTTCTTGTTCTACGGCGTGAGGCAGAGCGCTTTATTCTGCCGCTCTTGGTTTCCGATCTCCGGTAATCCAAG GGGTATTTTGATCATCATACATGGACTGAATGAACACAGTGGAAGATATGCCGATTTCGCGAGGCAGCTGACCTCTTGCAACTTTGGGGTTTATGCAATGGACTGGATAG GTCATGGTGGCAGTGATGGATTGCATGGCTATGTGCCTTCACTTGACCATGTCGTTGCTGATACT GGGGATTTCTTGGAAAAGGTTAGATTAGAGAACCCTGGAGTACCGTGCTTCCTCTTTGGTCACTCAACTGGAGGAGCTGTGGTTTTGAAG GCGGCGGCTTATGCTAAAATTGAAGAAATGGTGGAAGGTATAATATTGACCTCACCTGCTTTGCGTGTTAAACCAGCACATCCAATTGTTGGG GCTGTGGCTCCAATTATATCTATGGTCGCTCCAAAGTTCCAGTTTAAAGGCGCGAACAAAAGGGGAATTCCAGTATCAAGAGATCCTGCAGCATTGGTGGCCAAGTATTCTGATCCCCTAGTCTATACAGGGCCAATAAGAGTCAGAACAGGCTATGAAATATTGCGTATCTCTGCTCACTTGATGCGAAACTTTAAGTTTGTCACTGTACCCTTCTTTGTCCTTCATGGGACTGCTGATAGAGTCACAGATCCTCTAGCCTCGCAGGATCTGTACACAGAGGCAGCATCTGAGTTCAAAGCCATCAAGCTCTATGATGGTTTCTTGCATGACCTCCTGTTTGAGCCTGAACGTGAAGAGATTGCGCAGGATATAATCGAGTGGATGGAGAAGCGATTAGGCGCTGCTGTCTTAGAAGACGTGACCAACTTTGCATAA